The DNA segment aaaccttctccctttttctaaaacaattgcacaacatcacaacatagaaaaacacgataaaatatcaattgtcaGGCCTAACTCAattaaaaaaacgtaaattaacacactatgagcgaataaatttgatttgcgatatctgaatgcaaatgcacagttaataaaatatttgggacaaacattcaagaccaaaaagcaaacaaacaagtccaaacaaagccatggcaagacaCCACTGCGAAATATTTAACTCTGCACGATTTTGTTTGCACCTGATCAAACGTGGTCAAAACATCTGAGTGAAGTTAGTATGATTTATAGATCGGAGCTGCTAATAGGTAAAACGATCctctctatatataaaaaaaacaatggaaaaAACGACTTAGGTAGAACatgattaaaagaaaagaaaaaaacaaattcaggaTATATATcatgatttcaaaaatatagcGATGCATCACCTTCAAAACTTCAGATGTAAATATCCAAATCGGAGTACAAAGTTTTCACCACTTTTAGCACattcagttttaaaaacataGATATTTGATGCGatatgttaatattttaaattgtagtTGATGGCAGCATGCAATGTGAGAATACGAGAGTTTTGGTCAAATTTGTTCCCTGACTTCGTTTCCGTTTGGAATCATTATCACTGGAAGCCACTTATTATTCAGGTGAGTAGCTgctggaaaacttgcattttgttTACATGGAAAGGGGGTGTGAATTCATACCCAAGCAACCTTAGTTTAAAACACAACTTTATTTACTCAAAAGTATAGACGTATGATGCTGCAGGTATTATACAGCCTTTAGCAACTAACAAAAACAGTTCTAGATAGTAAGCTATATATAAAGGCCCAAAACTATTCAATCtagaaaacaaatctttatgaCCAAGttataaacgaaaaacaaacgtGACAGACAAAAATCCTACAGAACCACTGAGTAACAAATATTGTATAGCCTTACGattgaataaaacatatttatagaatatttaCAAGAAGTTTTAGgtatttgataaacatatttggctttgttaattttaagatCGATCCGTCTAAACCCCAAAATGCATTTGCGGCAATTCATCCCTCTCCCACGATTTGTAAAATGgtcatataaaaaaggagatgtggtatgattgccaatgagacagctatcctcaaaagaccaaaatgaaacaaacattaacaactataggtcaccgtacggccttcaacagtgagcaaagcccataccgcaagtcagctataaaaggccccgataagacaatgtaaaataattcaaacgagaaaactaacggcctttaatatttatgtaaaaaaaagaacgaaaaacaaaacatatgtaacacataaacaaacgacaaccactgaattacaggctgttttagtaatgaaaattaaaattgacgtttttcatttttgaccaGCTCGTATTACTATAAAGGTATTCATTTTATGCCTAGTcagtttgttttcctgttttcttttgttgactactTTAACGTTTTGTATACTATTTCAGACTGCTTTGGCGGAGTTTGGTCATATAATGTGGATAAATCCTGGTTTCGTCGCAATTTCTCCTGCTATAATGGATGTTTTTAGAACATCGGCCGATCTTCAAGTGAGAGTTCTTGGCCAAAATGCGCCACACACAACACACGCCGTAACTCATCGTCAGATGTACAAATACTTACCAACAGATAGAAAGAAATTGTATCACACGCCACATATGGAAATATTTGCCTTAATTCTGCATAATTCTGACAATGTcattaataaatttatgaaattactGGTTGCCTGTGCGATGGAACCAAAGTGTTTAGCTCCACAATCAGCCAAATGGAAATGTGATTTCGATTTTTCAGGAAAAGAGTATGCAGATTGTCATAGATATGATGAATCTGCTATGAATATTCTCCTTAAAAACTGGTTTGAATTTGACAACtcgaaaatattaaaatctggGACCATCTTTAGACCATTTGACCGGGATGATAGAATGCATTTGAAAATGTGTAGGGACGAACATGATATGAAATAGATTTAGGATCAAAACATTTAGCCGAGCAGTTCTACTTAAATCACTCTTCAGTTGCTGTTTATACATTATAGACAATCGTTATGTTTGAGTAATGTTAGTATAGGAATAACATGATATTTCTGTAATATAAACTGTCTGAACAActgtttacatgtacatatatgtatGCAGACCAATATTTACTTTGAACGTTTAAAGTACTATACTACTATTCGAAGATATAGTTGACATAGTggtaaaacattttgatattttctccgtgagaaaaaaaaacactgtagAAGAATTCAACAACCGTTCAGTGGGTTCAGCTATACACAGTGTGCAAAATCTTTCATTTCTTAGCAAAGAGTGACAAATCCGTCTGTAAAATGACAGACCTATTTTCTgcattttaaaagagaaaaaaaacaatctcaAAGGTCCCTAGTAGTGTGTATACTATTGCAGCAAtagagttttttttcaaatatcttgTCCTCTACCACTTGCAAGGGACAAAAGCTACACCTTATCAAAACTTTGTGTTTGCGATCACGAGAATATCGATTATTCCAACATGGAATTGGAACTATACTGGTTGTTTTCAGGATGCAAATGATATACATATCGTTTTTATACAGGACTATGTGTTTACTTGATTTTTGTATGCCTCATATCAacatattattttgtaattgtccGCTACTTGTTCAGTTCTTGCTGTAATATACAACGTTGACGCTTCTGTACTACAACTACATAGTCTATAACATTCACAATAGCAAATAACAAGTCAATGGCGGATTCAACGGCAATAGGGTGTTAATCAACAGCAATTTGACAAATTGAAGATTTTGTATCTGATTAAAAGTCCAAGTAAAAAATACAAGCCAACGTGTTTTGATTTTTCGTTCACTACTCTTTGTGAAAAACTAAGCCAAAAAAAACACCTGTTAAAGCAAAATCATCGACCTGCCCGTCGCCTCTGCATTACAAGTACAACGAGGTGcttcgcagggcgcagctttatacgaccgcagaggtcaaaCTCTTCATGAACAgttggtccaaggacacagttatcgtcctttggctACGAAAATAGTCCCtatagtgtaaacagtgtataacttgcatgttttatttcatacactttcccaatttatttcttgatattaaattcatgaaatatttagtagggggatgtaattacatgtttgctgaatctttatgtaaagtagtgatttggtccagttaaaaaaggtcaaattttatcacgtctgaagctgtcaaactgaattttacacccccttaacacagaattgtcaatattttgagttagagctggtagaagtttctataattttgatattatttgtctcactggtagtacactacactgttaaaatctttttgagaaagagcaggtgcgatttttttaatttgattttattgtctaaaagaaatgcactacgaaataactgtgttctcgggccagttgggacaagtatggacaaaacattcaagcttgatacaactctgaatttggattgtggtcaatttgttttttttacattatatgGGTTTATTACACAAAACtaatgtcaagatcttacaaatctattgcaaaatattgtgcaattaaagatttcttctgCAAACTTTTCAAAtacttgaaatttgaaaaatttggggggaaaaaaattaaaactaccACCACTACCACTTTTTTGCAATTAGTTCAAAACctgacatttctttatacataatttacaagTAGTGTGAATGAGGTAATACGATTATACCCAACATTCATTGTAAGTTAActtgtttttgaaatacttcTCTTACACTGATTTTAAATTGTCTAATTGTCCATTGACCAGAAAAACCTaatttttcctcttttttttgCCCCctaatttcaattcattttgaGCCATAATCCCCCAAAGTCAgtaataaaatgcttattttgggccCCCTTGTTTTCCCCTCATTCCTAAACTATTgagaccataacccccaaaatcaatactaACTATTCCTTcatggtatggaaacttgtgatATAATTTCAATGACATGGTGAGATTACGGTACACCTAAACACAAGTTAATATGttgtttgaaaactacaaaaatgcctATTTTGGGCCCCCTTTTTGGACCCCAATTCCAAAACtattgggaccataacccccaaaatcaatacaaacctTCCTTTAGTAGTAATGAACCTTCTggtaaaaaatatgaagatcCATTCACTAACACTAAACTTATTATCCGGAAACTAAATGCGTCCTCGGACGACGCACACGACGACATGATAGCATTATACgacgcaaaaaaaaaaagacccaCACAAAACACGTTAgtgaaaaattatcaacaaaaacaaatgatgatTGATGATTTTATAGGAAATGATGTGCCTTAAATCTGATACTAGTGGATATTTTTCGGAATCAATATGCAATTATACGAAAAAGAATATGTAGATGcaaaattatcataaatatgATACAATTTTGACACTCATCGTCTGTAACATATATGACGTAAATATAAGtcttttgaattaatagaaagaTATCCTCCAGTTCCATGTCTTCCACTAATAATTGGGGTTTGTATCAGGAGGTCCATCTAAAACTTTCTTGATGAAATCTGAAAGTAGATGATAACAATTCACTATAGTATAGAtaccaggggcggatccagccattttaaaaaggggggtgttactaacccaggacaaaaggggggtccaaTAAAGTGTCcacattcaaattcattgatcgtccaaaaaaggcgGGTTCAAACTTTAGATTGCGAAGTTCATTCCAGAAAAAGCGTGTTTGTAAGCATGacaattttttgtttctttattttgttacacaaaaaaagttatgatttctttttaaataaaaagataacgAAACTTTCGTTTGATTACTCATTATCTTAAATCCTTATTGCAACAGAACACAAAGAACACACAGAATTTGTGTCTCGTTCATGGCATGCGTGTTACCTTCGAATTTAATGTTACCATCTAAATCTTCTTGTACATCAGTTTCTTGCAATATTTCGTCTATCTCCTCGTCTTTTAACTTATCTCCTGTAAGATCAAAGAGTacaaactttttgtttaaataaaaacagtgTAAGAACCGGCGGATCATAAATTTGAGGAGTGGGGAGATAAAAACAGTTTTTCTGACCTGCAAAAGTTGACATCTTCAAGTCAAATAATGTTACAAGTAAGTTTCAAAGTACAATGTACAATAGTTCTAAATTTAAAGATATAGTCCATCTTCTTTCATTCATAAGTCATAAGTGGTCAACCAAAAACGCCAATAATTTAGATATCCTCTTTTGTACAAACAGAATTTCCAATATTTCAGTCAACAATTTTTCTATggatattttcaaacatttataatgTCAATTTCTTAATATAAGTTCTGTGAAATGCAGGACCTTCTTGACCACTCAATGTGAAATTCAAATAggttataaaattcaaatataccCATTACTGTTAACATATGTCTCATTTCACCAAGGGAGATAAATCCCATGCCTTCTCTGTCAAACGACTTGAATGCCTCCATGAAATCTTGTATAGTTCCtgtgtctttttctttttctattgcTTTGACTATTGGAATAAATTCTTCGAACGAAAATTGTTTTTCTCCTATAAATACATGTTATGCTTAATTGAATACAACAGGAACgataatgttatttataaagttaCCAAGTTTTGAAGTAGCCCTTCAAATCTTTCAACAGCAAAACAtatgaaaactgtaaatatcatgCAGTTGGAAACGCCCTAACTCACCATATTAACACGAATCATGTATACTTTTTTAGTATTTCTATTCGTTTATTACTGAAAAGTTTGAAAGAAAACTGGAACGTTTCGTTTTTCGACGTTTAAATATAGTAAAGGTTTACTTCCGTTATAACACACTCTGGTACTGTGTATAATGTtgctacatgtatgtacattcTACTCCAAAACATAGACGCCGATATGTAATTTAGTTTTTATGGCGACTTTTTTTGTATTCTATATgacaatagacaatagacaatattttattcgcacaaacacatttacattaaatggttatggcataTGTCTATACGTTGGTTTACCTAATTTATCAAAAACGTTGGATTGCAGGTGTCTAATTCTAAAATACTTTACATGTAAGCGATATAAATAGGCGAATATAACATACCAGCCTTTTGGGTTCCACCAACTTTCTTAACAAAAGATTCTGTAGGGTAATATCCACAACACCGTAAGAGGTCGCCAACCTTTTCAGCGTCTATCAAACCATCACGACCGTCCCAAAAATCGTACAAATCAAATACTTCTCTCACttctgtaaaagaaaaaaatagattacaAAACATTTTGCTTAACATATCAAACTCAAGGAATAAAACACTTGTTTCTTAAAGTCGCATTTTGTACCGCATTTTTCTTCACACAATATACATGCTTTATATTTTGCATCCGTCGCCGATTCAAAGACGTAACCACAACATGCAAGATTCGTGCAGGgctaaaaagaaatatacacaACATCATTCAATAGAGATCCGCTACATAGCGTTACTGTTAGCTCTTATATAATATGTTAATGTTGAATCCCAAAttctattttgttattttctcaGCTTGAGGAATTTTACCGTTTGCTTCTCTTAGAATATTTTTCTGATTTGGAAAgacaattgatattcatgtttgCCCTCTAATATCTATGACTTAAAGATAAATCAACGTGTCATCCAATAAAGATTGCAGATTTACTCTTAAAAAAACCAcactgatacatgtacatgtcaggtaactttgaaattattcaattaatgCACCAACTTCATAGGATCCATATTTACCGAActtgtttgaatataaaaagagaagatgtggtatgattgcaaatgagacaactctccacaagagaccaaatgacacagaagttaacaactttaggtcaccgtacggccttcaacaatgagcaaagcccatactgcatagtcaaaTATTAAACCTGGGACAgtgatataacagtacaacataagaacgaactataaaaataagataaaaaaaggatcaactcatcagatgaatACACATACAAATACCGATACTACACACTAGTGGACGTGgtcgggtacttgtacatcccagtTACTGAcggctagttcaaagccactaaaaactaataaaaaaataaggtatCTAAGactaagttcatttttaatggacaaatttaaagaaactgttgaaatttttttttttgatttagTTATGTTTCCTTCTTAGAATATAATTACTGttcatttatttcatcttcTTAATTATCTGGTTAACCACTGCATGGTTACATTTTAATGATTGTACATTTTTGAGCCAATACAAGTTAACAGTCTTTGACAGCTTTGtggttttaacaaaaatatggtttatcttttttctttcaactcgaaacaacaaaataaacgaAGCAAAATTAAGCTTTAGTTCTGAATTTTAATTTGGAATCATTACTTTTGATGCAGATTTTTTTCCCTTGCAAAtaacatttaccaaaatttacttTAGGGAAACGTAAAAACAAGCGTATAATGACCTGTTACAAAATCTACCGCACCAATTTTGCTGCACCAGATACGCATTTCGACTATATAAGTCTCTTCTGTGATGCTAAAGGTACACATTTTCATAAGGTCAAACTATAATCAAAGCACTTAAGAGCTGATAATACCAAAAAGAACTAGAATGAATTCAAGGTTTTTTTCTATTCACATGTAAACAGCAGTTACCTAGAAACTGTCGACGATTGGATGCTAGTGGTGAGTAACAGACCTTATTCATGTATCGTTCCAGATAACCTACTAATATATTCGCAACGGCGCGTCTTTCATTCAGAACACAATAGGCATTCGTATTATTCTGATGACACTATACCATTAATAGCGGTCCTTCTTCGAGTTTTGATGTTTAAAAACTGTTACACGATTTTGATTAATAACATGCATGGCTGGTGGTACGGttgtttcttttcaaaatatgatatgttttcagattgaaatttaaaaaaatgtaagtcAAAGTAAAAAATCTTGAACCATATGATACACACTATGTCAATAAAGTTCGTCTATCGGTAGCTGTAAAACATATCTCCTGGCTCTAGTCTTAGAATCCACAAAGCCAAAACCAGACAAGCAAACATCAGCTATGCATTATATAGGGAGGTATATTGCTGATTCCAAATGATTTCGTTTGAATCAGTTGTAAACATATCTATATTCATTCAGGATAAaaatcaactttttcatttttattatatccaAAACGAACAAAATATGTCATCGAGCAAATAATCTTTAATCATATTGTTACGTGtccaattaattttttttttgtattactgAAATTGGAATTGA comes from the Mytilus trossulus isolate FHL-02 chromosome 3, PNRI_Mtr1.1.1.hap1, whole genome shotgun sequence genome and includes:
- the LOC134709461 gene encoding myosin, essential light chain, adductor muscle-like, whose protein sequence is MSTNGIYIEEVREVFDLYDFWDGRDGLIDAEKVGDLLRCCGYYPTESFVKKVGGTQKAGEKQFSFEEFIPIVKAIEKEKDTGTIQDFMEAFKSFDREGMGFISLGEMRHMLTVMGDKLKDEEIDEILQETDVQEDLDGNIKFEDFIKKVLDGPPDTNPNY